One window from the genome of Hydractinia symbiolongicarpus strain clone_291-10 chromosome 1, HSymV2.1, whole genome shotgun sequence encodes:
- the LOC130640883 gene encoding splicing factor Cactin-like, with product MGRDKKDKKKKKKSRRHPDSDSDNSDGKEISYEEELEKLKEERRRKKEFIKTNETPEERRMRRLAKKEAKEQKYNRLIGVNDMGYTNTDNPFGDNHLTESFVWKKKHELDGVKDIGSIEQRNRQKEKQRELKEELEKVKKRRKDREAEKLAREEEMTLMQREKEAAMFSSWSKQEDDFHLHQARLRSSIRIRDGRAKPIDLLAAYINPEEEDLEVQMHEPYAALIGLSIDDLEDLIEDIKIYITIDQKKNLEFWEDITTMVKDELEKLRKKRNEGSSSRREAVNTAVQSDVHSIFYGKTYSQLRALQKQMRKKIEAGGTIDVGYWESLLQQLKAFMSKARLKERHQAFLKNKLNELKMETAVEDDTELPSQHTYQRKEQPQEEEESEKEKEEPDDDKFKKPAPVDEETLGEDEENKDDEEEEVDQKVELQKFTEAELSEQAMKDYEENDYEPRLMLFGDVEEEKWLDPTDDSNKLSYLREQVKAGSTVEEELEADNMFNTKVLHGMNENEEAFNTTVVLKAKKYNWSDKYRPRKPRFFNRVHTGYEWNKYNQTHYDQDNPPPKIVQGYKFNIFFPDLIDKTKTPEYTLTSCEDDPEFAILRFKAGPPYEDIAFKVVDREWECSNRHGFRCQFYNNIFQLYFHFKRYRYRR from the exons GAGAAAGAAAGAGTTCATCAAGACAAATGAAACACCGGAGGAGAGGAGAATGCGTAGATTAGCAAAAAAAGAGGCCAAGGAACAAAAATACAACCGACTAATAGGAGTCAATGATATGGGATATACCAACACTGACAATCCATTTGGCGATAATCATTTGACAGAAAGTTTTGTGTGGAAAAAG AAACATGAACTTGACGGAGTAAAAGATATTGGTAGTATTGAACAGCGAAATcgtcaaaaagaaaaacaaagagaGCTGAAAGAGGAGTTGGAAAAAGTGAAGAAGAGAAGGAAAGATAGAGAAGCTGAAAAATTAGCAAGAGAAGAAGAAATGACCTTGATGCAACGTGAAAAAGAGGCTGCTATGTTTTCT agTTGGTCGAAGCAAGAAGATGATTTTCATTTACACCAGGCCCGTCTTCGTTCAAGTATCAGAATTCGTGATGGGCGAGCAAAACCTATTGATCTGCTTGCAGCATATATCAATCCTGAAGAAGAAGACTTGGAAGTTCAAATGCATGAACCTTATGCTGCATTGATA ggACTGTCAATTGACGATTTGGAAGATTTGATCGAAGATATTAaaatttacattactattgaTCAAAAAAAGAATCTGGAGTTTTGGGAG GATATTACAACGATGGTGAAAGATGAATTAGAAAAACTTAGAAAGAAAAGAAACGAag GTTCCTCATCTCGAAGAGAAGCAGTGAACACTGCTGTTCAATCAGACGTTCATTCCATTTTTTATGGAAAAACATATTCACAACTTCGCGCTCTGCAAAAGCAAAtgcgaaaaaaaattgaagctgGTGGTACAATAGATGTTG GTTATTGGGAGTCATTATTACAACAACTGAAAGCTTTCATGTCTAAAGCTAGATTAAAAGAACGCCACCAAGCCTTTTTAAAGAATAaattaaatgaattaaaaatggAG ACTGCTGTGGAGGACGACACAGAGTTACCTTCTCAACATACGTATCAACGCAAAGAACAACCTCAGGAGGAGGAGGAGAgtgagaaagaaaaagaagagcCTGATgatgataaatttaaaaaacctgcTCCTGTAGATGAAGAGACGCTAGGTGAAgatgaagaaaataaagatgatgaagaagaagaagtcgACCAAAA AGTGGAATTGCAGAAATTTACTGAAGCAGAGTTGTCTGAGCAAG CTATGAAGGATTACGAGGAGAATGATTACGAGCCACGGTTGATGTTGTTTGGAGATGTTGAAGAG gaGAAATGGCTTGATCCAACAGATGATAGTAATAAATTG AGTTATCTAAGAGAGCAAGTGAAAGCTGGCTCAACTGTGGAAGAG GAACTAGAAGCTGATAACATGTTCAACACAAAAGTTCTCCATGGTATGAATGAAAACGAAGAAGCTTTTAATACAACTGTTGTATTAAAAGCAAAG AAATATAATTGGTCAGATAAATACAGACCTCGAAAGCCGAGATTCTTCAACCGAGTTCACACG gGTTACGAATGGAATAAGTATAACCAAACGCATTATGATCAAGACAATCCCCCACCGAAAATCGTACAAGGATATAAATTTAAT atatttttcCCAGATCTTATCGACAAAACCAAAACACCGGAATACACATTG acatCATGTGAGGACGATCCAGAGTTCGCCATTTTACGTTTCAAAGCTGGTCCTCCGTATGAAGATATCGCATTTAAGGTTGTCGACCGCGAGTGGGAATGTTCAAACCGCCACGGCTTCAGGTGTCAATTTTATAATAACATTTTCCAACTTTACTTTCATTTCAAACGTTATCGATACAGGAGGTAG